aTCGATGTGATCAAAAAAAGTcttgagtttacagtatacaacatactgcACAACCCAAGAAACAATGCTCAAAAGAATGAGAGTTGGCTGGCTAGaacaaaaatgactgatttttattttattctccattttttgcattatggatgtgacatctctctgttattgatgtgacagatgtgaaaatgCCACttttgtgactttggtaaatcaaatataattttttgaaaacactaacaGACATTTTCGAGTATTTTTGCAGTACTGTAAAAAACAAGCCTACGCAAATGACCTAGAACCGATTTCGCAGTTAATTTTTTCATGAcatggttgacatttgcatggaattgctcatatacatTAACTAAATCAtaattaactttattaattaaatatttttattactgaCATGTTATTAGTATAGTTACATAAGTTACAAAACTTATTAGTTTAACTTCTGATTAGAAAGATCAATAAAAACTGTAAcaaattaatttttcattattattactataattattaacGCATTAACAAATGTTAATTAATGAGGCCTTAAGACTTTTATAgggattttaaaaatataaaaactatatatatatatatatatatatatatatatatatatatatacacacacacacacagtggcctaatgtcatttaaattcatctaatatttaattatatgttaaTATATACATGATAATAAACTATAACTATAATATAGATAAACACCTAGCACGAAAGATGCCACTTGCACTGTTAAAATGACTgcagtttgactttttttttttaaatatttttttattaattatggtTCATGCAATTTGGatgctacactcaaaaaaatgacatttgcagtTTGTTGGAACTACTTATACAACATAAgatgaaataacacaattcttcagttttttggacaagttaattgttttatgcttaaTCTAgaatataaaaaactaataatgtaacttaattccttcatgttgtaccaacacaaatcATTTGTGTGGAAGCCCAGCATTTTTATACAGCGTAGAAAGATGCTtcaaaattcattattattattattaaaattattgttattaataataattttatcttaTAATCATTCTACATTTTTATATGCAAATACATATATTAGTACTctcttattttaaagtaaattaaatcctTGAAAATATTCTTTTGGGCCACCATGCATTGAATAATATACTGACACAACTCTGATGAATAGTAATACTCAATTAAAATAACAATGATAGCCTAATAAGCCTATGGATAAAAAGTCGACCAGGTGGTTACAATGCCTGTTAAAGGGGCGTTTACTGAATTGTATCCAAATAAAATATATCATCATTCCTATTaatacttttttctttaaaatctgtGTCTAAATGGACCTATTAGTGCTCTTGGTAAATTTAAGGGTGATTTTTCTGACTGTTTGTTTTCTTCCCAGGTAGCAGTGGTGGACACACCTGAGCGTCTGTGCGTAGAGCGTCCTGCTGAGGACGTCCGCCGCCAATTTTCGCTCTGTGCTGCTTTATCGGCCCCGGGGCCTCACGCTTTCCTGCTCTGTGTTCCTGTTCACCGGCACAGCAACCTGGAGCTTCAGATTCTGGAGACCATCGAAAAAGTATTCGGCCCTGAAGCTGTGAGCAAACACACAATGGTGCTCTTCACCCACATGGACCAGCTGCCAGAGGATGTTCTTCTTAGCGAGTTTCTCAGTACAGAACGAGTCGATTTATTGGAGCTCGTGCAAAAATGCGGAGAGCGAGAGCATCCTTTGAGGCCAGAGGAGAAAGACAACGTTGAGGAGCTGCTGACGAAGGTGGAACGGATGGTAAAAGAAAGCGGGACACCGTTTTACACATGCCCTCTTTTGCAGGAGGCAGAGAGAAGAGtgaaggagaaggaggaggagattTCGAGGAGTCGAGGAGAGAGTGATTCTGAGGGAACAAGAGCTGAAGCGGAGAGAAGTGTGGATGATCTCCTGGTGGAGGGAATCACAGAGCTCTGCGTCGCCAAGCCTGAGGACTTGCCATTTATGCGCTGGTTGTGGGACAGTGTGGTCGGGTGGCTTCTGTGGCTGCCGAAAATGGTGAGGGGCAGTACTCTGCTGGGCTCCATTGTGGGGCTGTTCGTCGGGGGGTCTTTAGGAGGGGCCATGGGAGCAACGGTGGGCTCTGTGGCCACAGAGGTGGAGAGAAGGAAAAAGAAATGAGCAACTAAACAGTTTGGTAACAGCTTATTGTATTTTTCATTACATTATAAAATGTTCGCCCCAATAAACAGATCAGTTATTCTTATGCATTCAATTAgctagggtaacactttacagtaaggttgcaTTAGgtgatatatttattaacatgaacaatacatttattacagtatttattcatttttgttaacattaatgaaaacacagttgtttattgttagttgtTGTTAACtcagtacattaactaatgttaactgtTAACAATAACAACTTCAATATGATTTTAGGAATCATTTTTGAATGCTGAAATTAACATTAACAATGCTTGATAAATGCTGTGcaagtattttttattcttagttcatgttagtaaatactttaAGATGAATTAAtgaacctcattgtaaagtgtggTCTAATTAAGTTTTGCATgctgataattaaataaaatattttttcaccaCAAATTATGTTACTATTTTAGAGAAATGCTGAACTGCAACATtgaaattaaacagaaattaaaatttaaattgaattaaaaaaaaatccaaaacatcATTTATTATTTCAGATTACAATAATGTTTAGAATTGCATATTTTTAGTCTTATTTTGATGTCAATatcaaacaaaatgtattaaagtgACTTAGAAAGTGGCTACTTTAAccctttttaaaatttaagatatttttaagtaaattttgaACTTATCCTGACTTTTATctactaaattattttaataaaaaagggaaaatgtATGTATTCATGGTGTCTAACGAGCAAAAGCTTGTGGTTTGAAGGACATTGtcaattaattagtattttctgtaataatttttttttaattcaagttttttattgttttcttcataaaatgattttttaaataagtatattAACAGTAAGTATAAAaacatacatgtacatatataaaCTGTTACAATGATTTTTTAGTCCATATCTTCAGGAAACAATGGcaaaaatgcagaacatacttaatttttaaactcagaaatctaaataaatatcaGCAATGCACAAAACAAACCCTTAAACTATTACTTTAGATTTGATACCTGAAAAAAACACTTTGGCTTCAATAAACGCATATGcaataaattaaatcataataCAAGtcgtaataaacaatataaatcataatatataaagaaatcaTATTTTGAATTGAAATCTTAATTTTATGTTTACAAAGAAATGTTCAGCTATTTGAATGTACAGTAACTAATGATCTGTTAAgttcttttgggaaatatttaaaaatcaaagaggggctaataattctgactgtgtgtgtgtgtgtgtgtgtatatatatatatatatacacacacacacacaaacccacaatgatagctattttttatatttttaatgaaaaatattataaagtgttaccaaacatttAAAGAGTATTTAAAGCTTAACAccaaaacaaatattacaaataaaagtaTACTGGCTTATTACATGTGTGCACCTTTAGTTTTGCACTAAAGCTTTTTGGCTTTAAAATCTAGACATGATCaggtgttttacatttaaaaagcatCACCAGAAGCACCACAGAGCAATGAAGTGAAGATTACTGTCATTACACTGTCACCACATTGCTTTATTCTTCACATGCACAAACTTAAACAAATATGCACAAACATATGCATAAACTTGCGGTATCACTACTTATCCTAAAGCATTTTCTTTGAAGTGAGAAATAACTCTCAGTACAttataatgtcagattttttttgctaatttaaaccTCTCTAGATTGAGGTATATATCTGTTTTTAATAGGTCACTGGTGCACTAAACAGCTGCTATGGAACAAATGCATGCTATGCATTTTGAGAACGATTGCATGATCAAACATTTAATAACGTTCTTCATATTAGTGGTTTTCATGTACAGTTTTGTCACTTAATTGGGCTGCAGTTTAAATATTTCTGCAGCTGTTCTGGAGTATGAAAATAAAGCGGCGTAATGGAGTAATGCTGTGACTAATTTccgtgttttatttatatctcttAGCACGGAGGCTTTGCACTCACACAGTTTAGGTCACTGATTTGAAGAAATCATTTATTGGAAAAGTTTAAAAtgagcacattaaaaaaataatcttatgcaaatgtgtgtgggtgtgtttgtgtgtgtgtgtgtgtgtgtgtgtgtgtgtgtgtgtgtgtgtgtgtgtgtgtgtgtgcgcgtttgcgTATTAAACTATTCAACAACACCAATTCTTGTCTAAcaattttatttcacttttttattcaCTTTCAATGTTGAATACTGTATACTCATACAGACatgcagtgtgtgtatgtgtgtgtatacatacatacatagtgctccacaatattggaaaaatctaactttgtaatttatattgcgatatgaatacaatttcactagatgagttgaataaTTATTTAGgaagaatttataattttatattgattgggatgattctgtaggggagtgcataaaatataataaacaatctaggAGCATAGataaatttaataaagaaaaacatacaatttaattAAACAGCCTTTTATTTTTAGTGTCGTTGGACTGTtttcaggtatacagtaattaaataatcaaacataaaataatactgcttagtctctattttataaacaatttaataaaatcaatCGCTGTTAATTTGTTAAAACTACAAATGgaacaatttcttatgcctggatgcttttaaaaccctTAGACAgtctaaggcaggggtcaccaatcctggtcctggagggccggtgtccctacagggttttgctccaacttgcctggatgtttcaagtataccaagtaggagcttgattagcttgttaaggtgtgtttgattagggttggagctaaaatctgcaggacactggccctccaggaacaagtttggtgaccactggtctaaggtctaaaaaaaaaacaattgcgaaataaattataatccagactcaacattgcgtatacttgcgatgtgactattgcaaatgatcacatgacgatatcgatgctgaaacgatatattttgCAGCCCATATATATAGGGTCacagaaatgttttttatatttctatactTCCAAATTTAAAGACAAACACTGTacttttgtgttaaaaatatacatatatgaatatatatataaattatatatatatatatatatatatatatatatatatatatatatatatatatatatatatgtgtgtgtgtgtttgtgtgttcacaaaagtacaatatttttataattgaaTTATCAAAAACTTTTTTGTGACTATTACATTCATATTAATTggataatattttacagtatactttcattttttttacattagtaaaattatgtaattcattcattcattttcttttcggcttagtctcttaattaatctggggtcgccacagcggaatgaactgccaacctatccagcgaatgcccttccagccgcaacccatctctaggaaacattcatacacatttattcacactcatacactacggacaattttgcttactcaattcacctgtaccacatgtctttgggttgTGGAGGAAACttacgcgaatgcagggagaacatgcaaacacacagaaacgctaactgacccagccgagactggtattatatatatgtatttatatttaagctAATCAGTATATTAacatttgaatataaaatatttttacatcaaTTAATACATAATATAGAGTGgcaccaaaaatattttttgatagttaTTTAATTCCCACTTTTTCACACTATTTTTGTGGCTTTCAATCAACTGGTGTTGCAATGATTTTTAGTGGATTTAATTCAATTCTTCAAGTCCACACAGGTGTTTCTCATCGCATTATGTATAAATATGATCCACTAACAATAAGCAACAGCAAAAAAATCCAAATACTCTTAATCTTGTACATTACATAAATAGCTTTTCCATTCCACTTAACATCAAAGCCTTTTTTATTATCAATTTACCCCTTTGATAAAGGGCTGGCACGGTGaatcaatggttagcactgtcatctcacagcaagaaggtcgctggttcgagtcccggctgggccagttgacatttctttgtggagtttgcatgttttccctggtTCTGGATTTCCCCACTATCCAAAGACGTGTGCTATAGATagattgaattaactaaatttgcTGCAACATATGTATGTGgatggtgtatgggtgtttcccagtactgagttgctgctggtagggcatccgctatgtaaaaaaatatcagattagttggcagttcatttcgccgtggcaacccctgataaataagggactaagtcgaaggaaaatgaatgaatgacttttgaAAAAGTGTGCTGTGCcatctttctttaaaacaaataacatttggtgattttttgtttcataattcagtgattttacaatgattAATTGCTGCTTAAGTGTCCCAAAACTGTTTGGGGGCCACCGtattgtatatactgtacattaactGCCTGCCAAATATCCCATTTCTGTTTGGAATTTATCAGTTTAAACAAAAAGGATgtgtctctgaaaaaaaaaaaacgatctaCAAGAAACCCAATCAGTCTGTAGGCTCAGTCTTTTAACAGTTCAGAAGCCACGAGCAGACAGGAATATTGTGAAAATGCTTTTATGCCACTGCAGAAAGACGTCAGACAGACAGATGCAAAgacgtctctctctctccctcttttgtGAGAGAAAGTTTATGGTTTTGACATTGACATAAGTGATAGTCTGCTAAACCCATCCATCAAAAAACCCATCCCTGTATTGCTGCCTTCAGTACAGCAAGGCGTTTCCTTATGTGGGTGGTCCTGcccagggagagagagaaagagcgagagaAAGACACAAGCCTGCTCTCATGTTTCtaagcacagagagagagagagagtacagaGAAAGAGCTTGCTGTGGGACGTACATCTGTCTTCCAGATGTGGCTTTCTGCAGttgtttgaaaaatgaaaaaagaaggtttcaaaaataaaggaaaattgGTGCTAAACAGATTTTTATTGTCAGGGATTACGGATGTAGTGCTCTATAGATTACCTTATAGTGGGTTGTGTGTATGAGTCAGCCAGCACTGTATATTTTAACCTCAAATCCATCTTCTTAAAGAAACGACACAGGAATGATGTAGTGAGGTCCCCTGCGTACTTGGACTTGTGGATAACGTGTTTAAAAAGGACCACCTGTCCAAATATTATTCTGTCCTATTGGACATGCGTCTGGAAGAGGAGAGGGATGAGAAAATGAGCAAGAAATGTGTAAAATAAAGCAATGGAAAGAATGAAAAGGAGGGAACTACTATGAATTAATATGAgggagagaaaaacacacacactagaaATCTGAAGGGAAAATAATACAGCCTAAAAGTTTGTTCCCtcacattaaaaaaatagaaaaacaccACAAACCTTGAGAACAGTTCTTTCGTGGCTatacccagatagcaggcagtaatcggcccgagctcggctgccccccggcgcctccggctccgactcggcatcggcgagtgttatccgggccgagtgcggcccgcagctcgctcgcgcacatgcggttgtgatgcggctgtaaagcactggcccgattccggtcaaccatatcctggctgcttctggcaaggactcggctgatggcaaccgattaagttcttattttatctcgTAGTCTGTTAGCTCCACGTATAATGATAacttgagaaaatattcatggtacgatagcaaaaaaaaaaaaaaaagaatatttagtgtggatggtcgcaatgtttagacgcaaacaaaacaatattatttataaatagattatacatgtcatctagagaaaaactatgtaaaattcgcttatttttgagatagcacgctcctgtgctgactttttttttaaagcagaagttggtttcataataaacacatgtgtgactaaactcatgatccaaactccaatccagacggtggcggtaatgctccaaaaagctggttgtcacccaccatggcacgaagatcacaagaagaaaaagtttggtttttcaaagagAATCacgtggattccggtcagaaaggtaagctttttactgcttgtgttctgtataattagcgaatttagagcttaaagcatttccacggtgtttggttgtaacagcgtttagtaatttaaaacagtttgatacgaaatgtaacttgctttaagaaacacgactggagctaatgtatgctaacgctaacagttaaaacacgtctgaaagttcctgttccttttacacaatgttagattgtaacgtgtgtagtaactaaaaactattttaattatgttaaagaaacatgaaacgaatttgtgtgtatgctaactttgcgtaaagaaagtttctgtagacgaatccattaactaacttggcaaaacgtgttttattcctgatttaacattatatatattactatgcactttaattcatatgtgttagcctatgtgaatcaattatatcttttgttcaagctgtaatggtcagttaatgtaaaactgaacgtcttaaagcagattttgatgtttttttatgttattgacagtgataaattctgatttaaatgaatgggtaacaatatttgttcattaagtcttattgttcttgtttaacaaaggttagtgagatcattttgcagcacatcacgaccaaagaagtcaatggcacactcttttgaacgtgaataggcatgttatagttgtgtgctaaaagtccattataagctgtaaactgctgatacattttcaacatagattgagcttttcagacattacattactaattgcttcacaaacagctgaaatggtttattgttattggctatcatcatcaaacatttttcacaatggtaggttaatcttcatgggtacagaataatgcatgtgcttgaccatcttacaaatctatgtctcagattcataaggctgtcactctgcatgaatctccgaataaatcttgtgcaaccttctgtgtactgattatttacactataggtattatatgcattaattaactttgatagtatttcaggatttgaacttttctttacgggaggttaacaacaatgtgatgttttattatagatgcatatgaggaagctcgactcaaacatccacacgcaactgtgatttctgactggtagacagatgaggatgatgatcgcctgtcatacatctaaagacagaacaggtttgtttgcaattattttaaacacatactatCAAcgttatgtcattgatctattacaacctgtgagttttgccctggcactatactaaagtgatgttttgttttgtaaatgtatctgattaagggacagtatagacacatctataccgtgatgaagaaaaattacttggaacaaagaggctggataaaaggcaggtatgaagatttcagaaatcaatgcagcaccacaagtaccatcaccatcaatgactatggcagaaatcttaagaccaccatcaagatgcacagatactgtacattccagtacaccaggcgtgtccaaactacggatggcccgcgaggctttttataaatatcaataaaatctggcccgctatacaaaaatgaacgtaattcaataaataaccaccgggtgtcgctattacatgcattcaattaagcagcagttcttgttatgatctatctatctatctgtctatctgtctatctgtctgtctgtctgtctgtctgtctatctacacacagttgaagtctgaattattagcccctcattgatttatttcttcttttttaaatatttcccaaatgatgtttaacagagcaagaacatttttacagtatgtctgataatattttttcttttggagaaagacttatgttttatttcggctagaataaaaagcggtttaattttttttatgaaccattttaaggtcaaaattattagccccttaagtcttcagaacaaaccattgttataaaataacaaaacttgATTACATAAACTTACATAACAtaaacttgattaacctagtgaagcctttaaatgtcactttaagctgtatagaagtgtcttaaaaatatctagtcaaatattatttactgtcatcatggcaaagataaaataaatcagttattagaaatgagttactaaaactaatatgtttagaaatgtgtggaaaaaaatgtttaactctccgttaaacagaaattggggaaaaaataaacggtggctaataattcaggggggctaacaattctgacttcaactatatatatatatatatatatatatatatatatatatatatatatatatatatatatatatatatatatatatatatatacacacatatatacatacatcacacagacacgtgtatatgtgtatatgtaaaatttggcccgcgacaacgtttgtttttttgcatctggccctcggcccaaaaagtttggacactcctgcagtacactaaagacatcactaaatttgttaaggtttaatgcagctagaaagtaaagatcaactagagaatatcagcagtgtctaacccactgttgtatttacagaagttgtatgagaataagctacagcttgatttatactaatctgttatttttcttttttagcacgactgactgaagttttaaaatcatgcaacgtcataaagcagcagctgggcctgattctcacaaaaccaaaacagacgtgatgaaattccagatgtaaacacatttgaccttcctttggccaatttgatttggaaaagcttgaaaatcaactaaaggagcagcctgaacaaatgaagaaactggtaagttcaagctcttgctaatttcaaagtgtttta
This portion of the Danio rerio strain Tuebingen ecotype United States chromosome 3, GRCz12tu, whole genome shotgun sequence genome encodes:
- the si:dkeyp-69e1.8 gene encoding uncharacterized protein LOC100001340, encoding MEGSKTQDGIRQQETEKMQSSGRGHTDTEERELRLVLLGSVGAAKSTAVNAILGSPTSECETPDADCQKRRATLAGRQVAVVDTPERLCVERPAEDVRRQFSLCAALSAPGPHAFLLCVPVHRHSNLELQILETIEKVFGPEAVSKHTMVLFTHMDQLPEDVLLSEFLSTERVDLLELVQKCGEREHPLRPEEKDNVEELLTKVERMVKESGTPFYTCPLLQEAERRVKEKEEEISRSRGESDSEGTRAEAERSVDDLLVEGITELCVAKPEDLPFMRWLWDSVVGWLLWLPKMVRGSTLLGSIVGLFVGGSLGGAMGATVGSVATEVERRKKK